The following are from one region of the Denitrobacterium detoxificans genome:
- a CDS encoding YqeG family HAD IIIA-type phosphatase has protein sequence MGIVHPDRYFARISAIDVQKDLLGCGITHALLDMDNTLVSRASGDVPSDVRNWLSRARNAGVSFCIVSNNWHDTPRIHGRELGIPVVAKACKPLPHGLLAARAAIGARSNDTVVIGDQLLTDVMGAHMLGMKAYLVAPLSEVDLRHTNALKPLREALLAGFVPENEHAASSCAPDARD, from the coding sequence ATGGGCATCGTGCATCCCGATAGGTATTTCGCTCGCATTTCCGCAATTGACGTGCAGAAGGACCTCTTGGGGTGCGGCATTACCCATGCGCTGCTCGATATGGACAATACGCTTGTCTCTCGCGCCTCGGGCGATGTGCCCTCTGACGTGCGGAATTGGCTTTCCCGTGCCAGGAATGCGGGCGTGAGTTTCTGCATCGTCTCGAACAACTGGCATGACACGCCTCGTATTCACGGTAGGGAACTGGGTATTCCCGTTGTCGCCAAGGCGTGCAAGCCGCTACCTCATGGGCTCTTGGCCGCCCGCGCTGCCATTGGTGCGCGCAGCAACGATACCGTCGTCATTGGCGACCAGCTGCTCACCGACGTCATGGGCGCCCACATGCTGGGCATGAAGGCGTATCTCGTCGCTCCGCTTTCGGAAGTCGACTTGCGCCACACCAACGCTCTCAAGCCCTTGCGCGAAGCGCTGCTAGCGGGCTTCGTTCCCGAAAACGAACACGCTGCCTCCTCTTGCGCACCAGACGCGCGCGATTAG
- the accB gene encoding acetyl-CoA carboxylase biotin carboxyl carrier protein, with the protein MPKLQIMDTTIRDGQQSLWATRMPVGDMLPILPKMDEVGYWAIEAWGGATFDSCLRFLDEDPWERLRSIKAKTPNTRLSMLSRGQNLVGYKHYSREVCMRFIAAAKRNGIDIFRVFDALNDIRNVVDNADAIKACGGHFEGAISYTMSPVHTLDSYLEYAQQLKDLGADSIAIKDMAGMLTPYRTERMVRALNAEIGLPVHVHCHYVGGMAPANYIKAAEAGAAIVDTATAPLAFGNSQPAVEMIAAAMQESRYDTGFNLDLLFEIAEYWEQVRERSHYKRGVSSLIHMKVYSHQVPGGMMSNLVSQLKTQNALDRLPDVMEEIPKVRAEVGYPPLVTPMSQIVGTQAVFNVLTGKRWGIVSKEMKDYICGYYGKAPGPMDPAIVKKVVGAAERLDPSVAPGSLVTTTFAELEEEIGDLAQSEEDVLMYAMFPNEARTYLSKHRTSKSVEFLMEEESSETKEEDYVDINQIRELVRVAEESGVGEIVVEEEGARIAVRMPSAMQAAAPAAAVAAAPAAPAAAPAPAPAAAPASAPAAESNRPASWVPVTAPMVGTFYVAPAPDQPPFVTVGDEVAANQTLCIIEAMKLMNEIGAEQMGTIREVCLEDATPVEFGTVLFYIEPHNANDATGPENA; encoded by the coding sequence ATGCCCAAGCTTCAGATCATGGATACCACCATACGCGATGGCCAGCAGAGCCTGTGGGCTACGCGCATGCCCGTTGGCGATATGCTTCCCATTCTTCCCAAGATGGATGAAGTGGGATACTGGGCCATCGAGGCGTGGGGCGGCGCCACGTTCGATTCCTGCCTTCGCTTCCTCGACGAAGATCCGTGGGAGCGTCTGCGATCGATCAAGGCCAAAACGCCCAATACGCGTCTGTCCATGCTCTCGCGCGGCCAGAATCTCGTTGGCTACAAGCACTACTCGCGTGAAGTCTGCATGCGCTTCATCGCTGCGGCAAAGCGCAACGGCATCGATATCTTCCGCGTGTTCGACGCGCTGAACGACATTCGCAATGTGGTCGACAACGCCGATGCCATCAAGGCATGTGGCGGTCACTTCGAGGGTGCCATCAGCTACACCATGAGCCCCGTCCATACGCTCGATAGCTACTTGGAATACGCTCAGCAGCTGAAGGACCTGGGTGCCGACTCCATCGCCATCAAGGACATGGCCGGCATGCTCACGCCGTATCGCACGGAACGCATGGTACGCGCCCTGAATGCCGAAATCGGCCTGCCCGTGCACGTGCATTGCCACTACGTTGGCGGCATGGCTCCCGCGAACTACATCAAGGCTGCCGAAGCTGGCGCGGCCATCGTCGACACGGCCACGGCGCCGCTCGCGTTCGGTAACAGCCAGCCCGCGGTTGAGATGATCGCCGCTGCTATGCAGGAAAGCCGCTACGACACCGGCTTCAACCTCGACCTGCTGTTCGAAATCGCCGAATACTGGGAGCAGGTGCGCGAGCGCAGCCATTACAAGCGTGGCGTATCCAGCCTCATTCACATGAAGGTCTACAGCCATCAGGTGCCCGGCGGCATGATGAGCAACCTCGTCTCCCAGCTGAAGACGCAGAACGCGCTCGACCGCCTGCCCGATGTCATGGAGGAAATCCCCAAGGTGCGCGCCGAGGTTGGCTATCCGCCGCTCGTTACGCCCATGAGCCAGATCGTTGGCACGCAGGCCGTGTTCAACGTGCTTACGGGCAAGCGCTGGGGCATCGTCTCCAAGGAAATGAAGGACTACATCTGCGGCTACTATGGCAAGGCTCCCGGCCCCATGGATCCCGCTATCGTGAAGAAGGTCGTGGGTGCCGCCGAGCGCCTCGATCCCAGCGTTGCACCTGGCTCTTTGGTCACCACCACGTTCGCCGAGCTCGAAGAGGAAATAGGCGATCTGGCACAGAGCGAAGAAGACGTTCTCATGTACGCCATGTTCCCGAACGAAGCGCGTACGTACCTGAGCAAGCACCGTACATCGAAATCGGTCGAATTCCTGATGGAAGAGGAGTCGAGCGAAACCAAGGAGGAAGATTACGTGGATATCAATCAGATTCGCGAGCTGGTTCGCGTTGCCGAGGAAAGCGGCGTAGGCGAAATCGTCGTTGAAGAGGAAGGCGCTCGTATCGCCGTCCGCATGCCCAGCGCCATGCAGGCTGCTGCTCCCGCCGCAGCCGTTGCTGCCGCGCCTGCTGCTCCCGCGGCTGCCCCGGCTCCCGCTCCCGCAGCTGCCCCGGCTTCCGCTCCCGCGGCCGAGTCGAACCGTCCCGCTTCGTGGGTTCCCGTTACGGCTCCCATGGTGGGCACGTTCTACGTTGCTCCCGCGCCCGACCAGCCGCCCTTCGTTACCGTGGGCGACGAAGTCGCAGCCAACCAGACGCTGTGCATCATCGAGGCCATGAAGCTCATGAACGAAATTGGCGCCGAGCAGATGGGCACCATTCGCGAGGTCTGCCTGGAAGACGCCACGCCCGTTGAGTTTGGCACGGTGCTCTTCTACATCGAGCCCCACAATGCAAACGACGCTACCGGTCCGGAGAACGCATAA
- the nusB gene encoding transcription antitermination factor NusB — translation MAVQVLYQSEITGVPAWEIADKGDALPEGGTLPPYAIELLRGVAAHRVRIDKLLDEASSNWSLERMPLVDRSIMRMAVYEMLHETDVPVSVCINEAVELAKEFGGEDDSSRFVNGVLGRIARDQGLSDDVPEVDEDLSLHRDVMPEGVIAAAEEEPSSDDEQ, via the coding sequence ATGGCGGTGCAGGTTCTGTATCAAAGTGAAATTACCGGCGTTCCCGCATGGGAAATCGCCGATAAGGGTGATGCCCTGCCCGAGGGCGGCACGCTTCCCCCGTATGCCATCGAGCTGCTTCGTGGCGTAGCTGCGCATCGCGTGCGCATCGACAAGCTTCTCGACGAGGCTTCTTCGAACTGGTCCCTCGAGCGCATGCCGCTCGTCGACCGTTCCATCATGCGCATGGCGGTCTACGAGATGCTGCATGAAACCGATGTGCCCGTTTCCGTATGCATCAACGAGGCAGTCGAGCTGGCCAAGGAATTTGGCGGCGAAGACGATTCCTCGCGCTTCGTGAATGGCGTTCTGGGCCGCATCGCACGCGATCAGGGCCTTTCCGACGACGTGCCCGAGGTCGACGAAGACCTTTCGCTGCATCGTGACGTAATGCCCGAAGGCGTTATCGCCGCAGCCGAAGAAGAGCCTTCTTCGGACGACGAGCAGTAG
- the sstT gene encoding serine/threonine transporter SstT has translation MKKIWDTWNSWSLILRIVCGLAVGTILALVIPNSEWIALLGTLFVSALKAIAPILVFFLIISALCNANRVGAMKRIVVLYLVSTFIAGVVAVLATYIFPLHVTLEGVEAATKTAPSGVGEVLSNLLVSVVSNPVGSLTEANYLGILCWAVLLGVALRAASDGTKNLFADIAEAVSRVVRIIISFAPFGVLGLVYDAVSTSGLSIFNEYRDLLLVLVGCMLFIAFVTNPLMVWVNIRKNPYPLVFRCLRDSAITAFFTRSSAANIPVNMELCRKLGLDPDNYSVSIPLGATINMAGACVTITVMAMAAAQTMGVQVDFLTAVILCVLAAVSACGASGVAGGSLLLIPVACSLLGIGGDIAMQMVGIGFIIGVVQDSCETALNSSSDALFTATAEYVQWNKDGKDYIPGKDAEGVSAAL, from the coding sequence GTGAAAAAGATCTGGGATACTTGGAATTCGTGGAGTCTCATTCTGCGAATCGTTTGCGGTTTGGCCGTGGGTACCATTCTCGCACTTGTCATTCCGAATTCAGAATGGATCGCGTTGCTTGGCACGTTGTTCGTGTCTGCCTTGAAGGCGATTGCCCCCATTCTCGTTTTCTTCCTGATCATCAGCGCATTGTGCAACGCGAACCGTGTGGGTGCCATGAAGCGCATCGTAGTGCTGTACCTGGTAAGCACGTTCATTGCTGGCGTTGTTGCCGTGCTTGCAACGTACATCTTCCCCCTGCACGTTACGCTCGAAGGCGTGGAGGCCGCCACGAAGACGGCGCCCTCTGGCGTGGGCGAAGTGCTCTCCAACTTGCTGGTCAGCGTAGTGTCCAACCCCGTGGGCTCGCTTACGGAAGCGAACTACCTGGGCATCCTCTGCTGGGCCGTGCTTCTTGGCGTGGCGCTGCGCGCCGCTTCCGATGGCACCAAGAACCTGTTCGCCGACATCGCCGAAGCCGTTTCCCGCGTGGTGCGCATCATCATCTCGTTCGCTCCGTTCGGCGTTTTGGGCTTGGTGTACGATGCCGTTTCCACCAGTGGCCTCAGCATCTTCAACGAGTATCGCGATTTGCTGCTGGTGCTCGTGGGCTGCATGCTCTTCATCGCATTCGTCACGAACCCGCTTATGGTCTGGGTCAACATCCGCAAGAACCCGTATCCGCTGGTATTTCGCTGCCTGCGCGACTCGGCCATCACCGCGTTCTTCACGCGTAGCTCCGCGGCAAACATCCCCGTGAACATGGAGCTCTGCCGTAAGCTTGGCCTCGATCCCGACAACTATTCCGTGTCCATTCCGCTGGGCGCTACCATCAACATGGCTGGTGCTTGCGTGACCATTACCGTCATGGCCATGGCTGCCGCCCAGACCATGGGCGTTCAGGTCGACTTCCTCACGGCCGTCATCCTGTGCGTGCTCGCAGCCGTTTCCGCATGCGGTGCTTCCGGCGTCGCTGGCGGTAGCCTGCTGCTCATCCCCGTGGCTTGCTCGCTTCTGGGCATTGGCGGCGACATCGCCATGCAGATGGTGGGCATTGGCTTCATTATCGGCGTGGTGCAGGACTCTTGCGAAACTGCCCTGAACTCTTCTTCCGACGCGCTCTTCACGGCCACGGCGGAATACGTTCAGTGGAACAAGGACGGCAAGGACTACATCCCCGGCAAGGATGCTGAGGGGGTTTCAGCTGCTCTATAG
- a CDS encoding M24 family metallopeptidase, which translates to MKRSCAASDLRLARVRRKMKVEGIEVLFLRDTSNIAWLTAFDDVFDDERAHAVVVTADSCVLHTDSRYASACRAAAQGSQVEVDDMRAGHAAWLAQRYPDAPHVAIEDDMPLLEFRALERAWQGSAPSLIETSGFGVSLRAVKDSYEVERLMAAQAVTDAAFSHIVSFMKPGMTERMVQIELEDYMTRHGARGLAFSSIVATGANGARPHAIPGNTRLEAGQCVVMDFGARALGYCSDMTRTVFLGEPSAQLAHAYEVLRSANEQVEAMIRPGVTGAQAHQLAEDVLAEGGYAGAMGHGLGHGVGIDIHERPVLGPRNDKPLEAGNVVTVEPGIYIEGEFGMRLEDFGLVTHDGFRVFTQSTHDLVII; encoded by the coding sequence ATGAAACGCAGTTGTGCCGCGAGCGACCTTCGCTTGGCGCGCGTACGCAGGAAAATGAAGGTAGAGGGCATCGAGGTCCTTTTCCTGCGTGATACGAGTAACATTGCCTGGCTCACGGCATTCGACGACGTCTTCGACGACGAACGCGCTCATGCCGTTGTGGTTACGGCCGATTCGTGCGTGCTGCATACCGATTCGCGCTACGCTTCGGCATGCCGTGCCGCGGCGCAGGGTTCCCAGGTGGAAGTGGATGACATGCGCGCGGGACATGCCGCCTGGCTTGCGCAGAGATACCCCGATGCGCCCCATGTGGCCATCGAGGACGATATGCCCCTGCTGGAGTTTCGCGCTCTGGAGCGCGCATGGCAGGGGAGCGCCCCGTCGCTCATTGAAACGTCGGGTTTTGGCGTTTCCCTGCGCGCGGTGAAGGATAGTTACGAGGTTGAGCGCCTTATGGCTGCCCAGGCCGTAACCGATGCCGCCTTCAGCCATATCGTTTCGTTCATGAAGCCGGGCATGACCGAGCGCATGGTGCAAATCGAGCTCGAGGATTACATGACGCGCCACGGGGCCCGTGGCCTGGCCTTTTCGTCGATCGTCGCCACGGGTGCGAACGGCGCCCGCCCGCATGCCATTCCCGGTAACACGCGACTCGAAGCGGGGCAGTGCGTGGTCATGGATTTTGGCGCGCGTGCCCTGGGCTATTGCAGCGACATGACGCGCACGGTGTTTCTGGGCGAGCCCAGCGCGCAGCTCGCGCATGCCTACGAGGTATTGCGAAGCGCCAACGAGCAGGTAGAGGCGATGATTCGTCCGGGCGTCACCGGTGCGCAGGCGCATCAGCTGGCCGAGGATGTGCTTGCCGAAGGCGGCTATGCAGGTGCGATGGGGCATGGCCTGGGCCATGGCGTGGGTATCGACATTCACGAGCGTCCCGTGCTCGGCCCGCGCAACGATAAGCCCCTCGAGGCGGGTAACGTCGTGACAGTGGAGCCCGGCATCTACATCGAAGGCGAATTCGGCATGCGCCTCGAGGACTTCGGCTTGGTTACCCATGATGGTTTTAGGGTATTTACACAATCTACGCACGATTTAGTTATAATCTAG
- the aroC gene encoding chorismate synthase — protein sequence MQFVTAGESHGPALTAIVSGVPAGLRISESHVNSDLRRRQSGYGRGGRQQIETDHVEVQSGVRFGVTLGTPVCLRVPNRDWQNWTDRMAASGSAPNDLVREVTPRPGHADLVGILKNNSDDCRNVLERASARETAARVAAAGIAREFLAELGVEVFSYVTSIGSAQYEESDAFMRCGKYNLADIELSEVRCPSAEASQKMMKMIDVARIKGESLGGTFRVVATGLVPGLGDFSSGASRLTSKIGAALFGIPAIKGVEFGMGFQAASLEGSHVHDPIALTHDGFTRTSNNAGGLEGGMTTGMPLVVTCAMKPIPTLKNPLETVNIDTMEPALASRERSDVCAVPAAAVVGEAEVAFALAAAYTEKFGSDNMHDIKANLASYVDRIRTQSR from the coding sequence ATGCAGTTCGTTACAGCTGGCGAAAGCCATGGTCCGGCGCTCACCGCCATTGTCAGTGGGGTGCCTGCGGGCCTCCGCATTTCCGAATCACATGTCAACTCCGACCTTCGACGCCGTCAGTCGGGGTACGGCCGTGGTGGTCGTCAGCAAATCGAGACCGACCATGTCGAAGTTCAATCGGGCGTCCGCTTCGGCGTAACGCTGGGCACGCCCGTATGCCTGCGTGTTCCCAACCGCGATTGGCAGAACTGGACGGATCGCATGGCCGCGTCCGGCTCTGCTCCCAACGACCTCGTGCGCGAGGTGACGCCCCGTCCTGGTCATGCCGACTTGGTAGGTATCCTGAAGAACAACTCCGACGATTGCCGTAACGTGCTCGAACGCGCCAGCGCTCGCGAAACCGCTGCTCGCGTTGCTGCTGCCGGCATTGCACGCGAGTTCTTGGCGGAATTGGGCGTCGAAGTATTCAGCTACGTCACGTCCATCGGCAGCGCTCAGTACGAGGAATCCGACGCGTTCATGCGCTGCGGGAAGTACAACCTGGCCGACATCGAGCTCTCCGAAGTTCGCTGCCCCAGCGCCGAAGCTTCTCAGAAGATGATGAAGATGATCGACGTCGCCCGCATCAAGGGGGAAAGCCTTGGCGGTACGTTCCGCGTCGTGGCTACGGGCCTCGTTCCCGGCTTGGGCGATTTCTCGAGTGGCGCCAGCCGCCTTACCAGCAAGATTGGTGCCGCGTTGTTTGGCATCCCCGCCATCAAGGGTGTGGAATTCGGCATGGGCTTCCAGGCCGCTTCGCTTGAGGGCAGTCACGTTCACGACCCCATTGCGCTTACGCACGATGGTTTCACGCGCACCAGCAATAATGCTGGCGGCTTGGAAGGCGGCATGACCACGGGTATGCCACTGGTCGTTACGTGTGCCATGAAGCCCATTCCCACGCTGAAGAACCCTCTGGAAACGGTGAACATCGACACCATGGAACCTGCGCTTGCCAGTAGGGAGCGCAGCGACGTTTGCGCCGTGCCCGCTGCAGCTGTGGTGGGCGAGGCGGAAGTGGCGTTCGCGTTGGCTGCCGCCTACACCGAAAAGTTCGGCAGCGACAACATGCATGACATCAAGGCGAATCTCGCCTCGTACGTGGATCGCATCCGCACGCAGTCACGGTAA
- the aroB gene encoding 3-dehydroquinate synthase yields the protein MPSTKVVVNFADKPSYDVRVGAGILQGIGQRVRATCPQAHQALVITDSNVAPLYLDAAVSSLKAEGLRTSSITIPAGEESKSVTCLSEIWQAMAQRGLDRSACVVALGGGVVGDLAGFAAATYMRGIGFVQAPTSLLAMVDSSVGGKTAIDLPAGKNLAGAFYQPAYVCADTSTLATLNQREWACGCGEIAKSAVIGGDDFFFWLVENASRLAERDPEVVNEAIVRSVVFKADVVAADEQERSGTRECLNYGHTLGHAIEKLAGYGVYSHGAAVAEGMRFALRLGVALADAPIDLVHEQDALLDSLGLEPLAFSASPSQIIDAMRSDKKNRDGQIRFVIPSDVGAWSVLPVEEDILREHLDAWSRSK from the coding sequence GTGCCCAGTACGAAAGTAGTCGTCAATTTCGCAGATAAGCCCTCATACGATGTTCGCGTAGGCGCGGGTATTCTGCAGGGCATCGGGCAGCGCGTGCGTGCCACGTGCCCCCAGGCGCATCAGGCGCTCGTCATTACCGATTCGAATGTGGCGCCGCTCTATCTCGATGCTGCCGTTTCCAGCTTGAAGGCCGAGGGTCTGCGCACGTCGAGCATTACGATTCCCGCAGGCGAGGAAAGCAAGAGCGTTACCTGCCTTTCCGAGATTTGGCAGGCCATGGCTCAGAGGGGGCTCGACCGTTCTGCGTGCGTCGTTGCATTGGGTGGCGGCGTCGTTGGCGATTTGGCGGGGTTTGCCGCAGCTACGTACATGCGCGGCATTGGCTTCGTGCAGGCTCCCACCTCGCTGCTTGCCATGGTCGATTCTTCCGTGGGCGGCAAGACGGCCATCGACTTGCCGGCGGGGAAGAACCTGGCGGGAGCGTTCTACCAGCCTGCGTACGTTTGCGCCGATACCTCCACGCTCGCCACGTTGAACCAACGCGAATGGGCGTGCGGTTGCGGCGAGATTGCCAAATCTGCCGTCATAGGTGGCGATGATTTCTTCTTCTGGCTCGTCGAAAATGCATCGCGCCTGGCCGAGCGCGACCCCGAGGTGGTGAACGAGGCCATCGTTCGCAGCGTGGTGTTCAAGGCCGATGTGGTGGCTGCCGACGAGCAGGAACGTTCCGGTACGCGCGAGTGCCTGAACTATGGGCATACGCTGGGTCATGCCATCGAGAAGCTTGCGGGGTACGGTGTGTACTCCCATGGCGCCGCCGTGGCCGAGGGCATGCGCTTCGCGCTGCGCTTGGGCGTTGCCTTGGCCGATGCTCCCATCGACCTGGTGCACGAGCAGGACGCCCTGCTCGACAGCCTGGGCCTCGAGCCGCTTGCATTCAGCGCTTCGCCTAGCCAGATCATCGATGCCATGCGCTCCGACAAGAAGAACCGCGATGGCCAGATTCGCTTCGTCATTCCCAGCGACGTAGGCGCCTGGTCCGTCCTTCCCGTGGAAGAGGATATTCTGCGCGAGCACCTTGACGCTTGGTCTCGCTCGAAATAA
- a CDS encoding Asp23/Gls24 family envelope stress response protein: MSDLNIEGMALAEGVVETIIAIALKDVEGVASVGAPSTTSGLLSAIQQKPSTQGIEVQATEAGTISVSVRVEVYFGQVLPELANRIRVAVADAVNTQVGINVSNVDVFIDGIRFE; the protein is encoded by the coding sequence ATGTCAGACTTGAATATTGAGGGCATGGCTCTCGCCGAAGGCGTGGTGGAAACCATCATCGCCATCGCGCTGAAGGATGTCGAAGGCGTTGCCAGCGTTGGCGCACCTTCCACCACCAGCGGCCTGCTTTCGGCCATTCAGCAGAAGCCCAGCACCCAGGGCATCGAGGTTCAGGCTACCGAAGCCGGTACCATTTCCGTAAGCGTTCGCGTGGAAGTGTACTTTGGCCAGGTCCTGCCCGAGCTCGCCAACCGTATTCGCGTTGCCGTTGCCGACGCCGTGAATACGCAGGTGGGTATTAATGTTTCTAACGTCGATGTCTTCATCGACGGCATTCGTTTCGAATAG
- the efp gene encoding elongation factor P — MAISTADFKNGICIEYNNKLWTIAEFQHVKPGKGGAFVRTKLRDIRSGRVVEYTFNSGTKFDSVRLEERKMQYLYNDGADYYFMDPVSYEQMSIPTDVIGDNAKWLKENDEVTLQYAGEELISISPQMFVELEITETDPGFKGDTVQGGTKPATLETGAVVNVPMYINVGEVVQIDTRDGRFVKRV; from the coding sequence ATGGCAATCTCCACCGCAGACTTCAAGAACGGCATCTGCATCGAATACAACAACAAGCTCTGGACCATCGCCGAGTTCCAGCATGTGAAGCCCGGCAAGGGTGGTGCGTTCGTGCGCACGAAGCTTCGCGATATCCGTTCCGGTCGCGTGGTTGAATACACGTTCAACAGTGGAACGAAGTTCGATAGCGTTCGCCTGGAAGAGCGCAAGATGCAGTACCTGTACAACGACGGCGCCGATTACTACTTCATGGATCCCGTTTCCTACGAGCAGATGAGCATCCCCACCGACGTCATCGGCGACAACGCCAAGTGGCTCAAGGAAAACGACGAAGTCACCCTGCAGTACGCCGGCGAAGAGCTCATCAGCATCTCTCCGCAGATGTTCGTTGAACTCGAAATTACCGAGACCGACCCCGGCTTCAAGGGCGACACGGTTCAGGGTGGCACGAAGCCCGCTACGCTCGAAACGGGCGCCGTGGTGAACGTTCCCATGTACATCAACGTGGGTGAAGTCGTTCAGATCGACACGCGCGACGGTCGTTTCGTAAAGCGTGTCTAG
- the accC gene encoding acetyl-CoA carboxylase biotin carboxylase subunit, with the protein MFDKILIANRGEVALRVMRACRELGVKTVAVYSTEDKDTLPVRYADEAVCIGPAPANKSYLVMANVIAAAKNTGAQAIHPGYGFLSENADFARACADNDIVWIGPSPECIESMGNKSVARDTMKRCGVPTVPGSDGTVETVEEARAFAERVGYPVLIKASAGGGGKGMREVHKAEDLESQFLAAKSEAKAAFANDDVYLEKLVLRPRHVEIQILADDFGNRVALCERDCSIQRRHQKLLEEAPSPALDAETRRAMGVAAIKAVRAVDYRSAGTIEFLLDQDGKFYFMEMNTRVQVEHPVTEQITGTDIIKEQIRIAAGEPMTCAERAPFTPYGHAIEFRINAEDPEHDFRPSPGTITKFTLPAGPGVRVESYLEQGSRISPYYDSLIAKLIVWGSTRSEAIARGKRALDEFKIEGVNTTISFHQSVLNVPAFVEGNAYTDFIETEMGD; encoded by the coding sequence ATGTTCGATAAAATCCTCATCGCCAATCGCGGGGAAGTGGCGCTGCGCGTCATGCGCGCTTGCCGCGAGTTGGGCGTCAAAACGGTTGCGGTGTATTCCACCGAAGATAAAGACACGCTTCCCGTTCGCTATGCCGACGAAGCCGTGTGCATCGGCCCTGCTCCCGCGAACAAGAGCTACCTGGTTATGGCGAATGTCATTGCCGCTGCGAAGAACACCGGCGCGCAGGCCATTCATCCGGGTTATGGCTTCCTGTCCGAGAACGCTGATTTCGCCCGTGCATGCGCCGACAACGACATTGTGTGGATTGGCCCTTCTCCCGAGTGCATCGAGAGCATGGGCAACAAGTCGGTTGCTCGTGACACCATGAAGCGCTGCGGCGTGCCCACCGTTCCTGGTAGCGATGGCACCGTGGAAACGGTTGAAGAGGCTCGCGCCTTCGCCGAGCGCGTGGGCTATCCCGTGCTCATCAAGGCCAGCGCTGGCGGTGGCGGCAAGGGCATGCGCGAAGTCCACAAGGCCGAAGACCTGGAAAGCCAGTTCCTGGCTGCCAAGTCCGAAGCGAAGGCGGCTTTCGCGAACGACGATGTTTACCTGGAAAAACTGGTGCTTCGCCCGCGTCACGTGGAAATTCAGATCCTCGCCGACGACTTCGGCAACCGCGTTGCCCTGTGCGAGCGCGATTGCTCCATCCAGCGTCGTCATCAGAAGCTCCTGGAAGAGGCTCCCAGCCCCGCGCTCGACGCCGAGACGCGTCGTGCCATGGGCGTTGCGGCCATCAAGGCCGTGCGTGCGGTCGACTATCGCTCTGCGGGCACCATCGAGTTCCTGCTCGATCAGGACGGCAAGTTCTATTTCATGGAAATGAACACGCGCGTTCAGGTAGAGCATCCCGTTACGGAACAGATTACGGGCACCGATATCATCAAGGAGCAGATTCGCATTGCCGCTGGCGAACCCATGACGTGCGCCGAACGCGCTCCGTTTACGCCGTATGGCCATGCCATCGAGTTCCGCATCAACGCGGAAGACCCCGAGCATGATTTCCGCCCCAGCCCCGGCACCATCACGAAGTTCACGCTTCCCGCTGGTCCTGGCGTGCGCGTGGAAAGCTATCTCGAGCAGGGTTCCCGCATTAGCCCGTACTACGATTCCCTTATCGCGAAGCTCATCGTATGGGGCTCTACGCGCTCCGAGGCCATTGCCCGCGGCAAGCGTGCGCTCGATGAGTTCAAGATCGAGGGCGTCAACACTACGATTTCCTTCCACCAGTCGGTGCTAAACGTTCCGGCGTTCGTGGAGGGCAATGCCTATACCGATTTCATTGAAACCGAGATGGGGGATTAA
- a CDS encoding shikimate kinase has translation MERTLYTLTRPVFLIGFMGAGKTTMARRLARECGLICADTDRCMERKYGMSAKELYEQAGEEGFRQMEAETLEEFVQGEPRIIACGGGIVMGERSREIIRTCGFAVYVHVTADESAERISNHDSRPFFHSMESVRSVNQVRVPLYEELADVTVDSSSRTSGRMAYEVKDILVKEGILCPVRK, from the coding sequence ATGGAACGCACGTTGTACACGCTTACGCGGCCGGTGTTTCTCATTGGCTTCATGGGGGCGGGCAAGACCACCATGGCGCGCCGTCTTGCGCGCGAGTGCGGTCTCATTTGCGCCGACACCGATCGCTGCATGGAGCGCAAGTACGGCATGAGTGCGAAGGAGCTCTACGAGCAAGCGGGCGAAGAGGGCTTTCGTCAGATGGAAGCCGAAACGCTCGAGGAATTCGTGCAGGGTGAACCTCGCATCATCGCATGCGGTGGCGGCATCGTCATGGGCGAGCGTAGCCGCGAGATCATTCGCACGTGTGGCTTTGCCGTCTATGTGCACGTTACGGCTGACGAAAGTGCCGAGCGCATCAGCAATCACGATTCGCGGCCGTTCTTTCATAGCATGGAATCCGTCCGTTCGGTCAACCAGGTGCGCGTGCCCCTGTACGAAGAGCTGGCCGACGTTACCGTTGATTCCTCTAGTCGCACGTCGGGTCGCATGGCCTATGAAGTGAAGGATATTCTCGTTAAGGAGGGCATACTGTGCCCAGTACGAAAGTAG